Proteins co-encoded in one Bemisia tabaci chromosome 9, PGI_BMITA_v3 genomic window:
- the LOC109038243 gene encoding muscle-specific protein 20 has protein sequence MPRPLWQVAGKRDPDQEREAQEWIETITGEKFPPNRPYEDTLRDGIILCKLMNKLLPGSIPKINYSGGDYKMMDNISMFQKACIAYGVPDVDLFQSVDLFERKNIAQVTMTIFAIGRTAYKHPEFRGPFLGPRPSEEQKREWTEEQLRAGEAVIGLQAGSNKGATQAGQSFGATRKNPPGKINLASSCHLRCRLEEQNSMCKSPKVSF, from the exons gTTGCTGGCAAGCGGGACCCAGATCAAGAAAGGGAAGCCCAAGAATGGATCGAAACAATAACAGGAGAAAAATTCCCACCGA ACAGGCCGTATGAGGACACCCTTCGAGATGGAATCATCTTGTGCAAGCTCATGAACAAACTTCTTCCCGGTAGCATTCCCAAGATCAACTACTCAGGCGGTGACTACAAGATGATGGACAACATCAGCAT GTTCCAAAAAGCGTGCATCGCCTACGGAGTCCCAGACGTAGACCTTTTCCAGTCAGTTGATctatttgaaaggaaaaatatcgcccAAGTCACGATGACGATTTTCGCTATTGGCCGAACG GCGTACAAGCACCCAGAATTCCGCGGACCGTTCCTAGGTCCCCGGCCGTCAGAGGAACAGAAGCGGGAATGGACCGAAGAGCAGCTCCGAGCTGGTGAGGCTGTCATCGGACTTCAAGCAGGTTCCAACAAGGGCGCTACGCAGGCCGGACAGAGTTTCGGCGCCACCAGGAAAAATCCTCCTGGGAAAATAAATCTTGCATCTTCGTGTCATCTTCGCTGCCGTCTTGAGGAACAGAACAGTATGTGTAAAAGTCCTAAGGTATCATTCTAA